Proteins from a genomic interval of Oceanibaculum indicum P24:
- a CDS encoding acyl-CoA synthetase: MQRIPMESYEAARDAFRWDVPESFNFGGDVIDAWARERPDHPALIWCDDQGNERRLTYADIAELSNRVANALSARGVKRGDRVIVMLPRIPEWQMAMVGCLKLGAIPIPCIDMLTERDIAYRLANSEATGAITTLSNIGKFASGDHLLASLSVGGAEGHWEDFDVALADASDRFQPARLAADEPAIMYYTSGSTGHPKGVLHASRGIFAWRVSAWYWLTLTPEDVMWCTADTGWSKAGTSIIFGPWSCGSTVVFYNGRYDPKLRLETLARYRVTVFCAAATELRRLVQEDVAGYDLSALRMTVSAGESVNPEIVRGWKRLTGVDLLDGYGQTETLMTVLNYPPLPVKPGSMGKPLPGTEAAVIDMEGRFAPAGTPGRLAIRADNPQIMLGYWKEPERTAANYMKIGGADWFLTGDLARMDEDGYLFYEGRSDDVINSAGYRIGPMEVENVLMEHEAVAECAVVASPHEERGEVVKAFIVLKAGHVGEDALVKQLQDHCKALTGPYKYPRRIEFTADLPKTASGKIKRRELRDREFAAQSFLAKKEDA, from the coding sequence ATGCAGCGAATACCAATGGAGAGCTACGAGGCGGCCCGCGATGCCTTCCGCTGGGACGTGCCCGAGAGTTTCAATTTCGGCGGCGATGTGATCGACGCCTGGGCGCGCGAGCGGCCCGACCATCCGGCGCTGATCTGGTGCGACGACCAGGGCAATGAGCGCCGGCTGACCTATGCCGATATAGCCGAGCTGTCGAACCGTGTCGCCAATGCGCTGTCGGCGCGCGGGGTGAAGCGCGGCGACCGGGTGATCGTCATGCTGCCGCGCATCCCGGAATGGCAGATGGCGATGGTCGGCTGCCTGAAGCTGGGCGCGATCCCGATCCCCTGCATCGATATGCTGACCGAGCGCGATATCGCCTATCGCCTTGCCAATTCTGAGGCCACAGGAGCCATTACCACCCTGTCCAACATCGGCAAGTTCGCCTCCGGAGACCACTTGCTGGCCAGCCTTTCGGTCGGGGGGGCTGAAGGGCATTGGGAGGATTTCGACGTGGCGCTGGCCGATGCGTCCGACCGGTTCCAGCCGGCCCGCCTGGCTGCCGACGAGCCGGCGATCATGTATTATACGTCGGGCTCCACCGGCCATCCGAAGGGCGTTCTGCACGCCAGCCGGGGGATCTTCGCCTGGCGCGTCTCGGCCTGGTACTGGCTGACGCTGACGCCCGAAGACGTAATGTGGTGTACGGCGGATACCGGCTGGAGCAAGGCCGGCACCTCGATCATCTTCGGCCCCTGGAGCTGCGGCTCGACCGTGGTGTTCTACAATGGCCGCTACGATCCGAAGCTGCGGCTGGAAACGCTGGCGCGCTACCGTGTGACGGTATTCTGTGCGGCGGCGACCGAGCTGCGCCGGCTGGTGCAGGAGGATGTCGCCGGCTACGACCTCTCCGCCCTACGCATGACCGTCTCGGCCGGCGAGAGCGTGAACCCGGAGATCGTGCGCGGCTGGAAGCGCCTAACCGGCGTCGATTTGCTGGATGGCTATGGCCAGACCGAGACGTTGATGACGGTGCTGAATTATCCGCCCTTGCCGGTGAAGCCCGGCTCCATGGGCAAGCCGCTGCCGGGCACCGAGGCGGCAGTAATCGACATGGAGGGAAGGTTCGCCCCCGCTGGTACGCCCGGCCGGCTGGCGATCCGCGCCGATAACCCGCAGATCATGCTGGGTTACTGGAAGGAGCCTGAGCGCACGGCGGCCAATTACATGAAGATCGGCGGCGCGGACTGGTTCCTGACCGGCGATCTCGCCCGCATGGACGAGGATGGCTATCTGTTCTACGAGGGACGCTCGGATGATGTCATCAACTCCGCCGGCTACCGCATCGGGCCGATGGAGGTGGAGAATGTGCTGATGGAGCACGAGGCCGTGGCCGAATGCGCCGTCGTTGCCAGCCCGCACGAGGAGCGCGGCGAGGTGGTGAAGGCGTTCATCGTGCTGAAGGCCGGGCATGTCGGCGAGGATGCCCTCGTGAAGCAGTTGCAGGATCACTGCAAGGCGCTGACCGGCCCCTATAAATATCCGCGCCGCATCGAGTTCACGGCCGATCTGCCGAAGACCGCGTCGGGCAAGATCAAGCGGCGTGAACTGCGCGACCGGGAATTCGCGGCGCAGAGCTTCTTGGCGAAGAAAGAAGATGCCTGA
- a CDS encoding ABC transporter substrate-binding protein: MASKKSGVSRRTILKGAGSAAAAGAFATTITGFPHIAGAQAKVIRIGMPTILSGRVAILGTSSRAAVQLAVQEFNAAGGVNGRTVELIDRDSKGRPDEAAKVTRDLINNDGCEIIIDGEASSGSFAVQEVIRDIPVLCLHTCSESSTLTADPKLHVKTAFRSARQGIHDAVAGGKYASVISKAKGLKKWMTCSPDYAYGRDNTAEFLEYLKVFDPNVEVVDQVWPKLFQPDYTENITKILQVKPQAMYSALWGGDLVAFIEQSNLYSLFNNITFFSGGLGDPPVLTAIKNLPAGLNTVYRYNRFYPDKPGNQAFAEGYNGIAKQEPTNWSWQNRLACHFIFEALKRTNGKTDGAALAAEVKGMELDSPFAVEDKITMRADDHTIIGYPAAWGVTSSKFPYVENFTAPAWSEIIQLEGEWKKRKGYA; this comes from the coding sequence ATGGCCAGTAAAAAGAGCGGCGTGTCGCGTCGCACGATTCTGAAAGGTGCCGGCTCCGCCGCTGCGGCCGGCGCCTTTGCCACCACCATCACCGGCTTTCCCCATATCGCCGGCGCCCAGGCGAAGGTGATCCGTATCGGCATGCCGACCATCCTGTCCGGTCGTGTTGCCATCCTCGGCACCTCCAGCCGCGCTGCCGTGCAGCTGGCGGTGCAGGAATTCAACGCCGCCGGCGGCGTGAACGGGCGCACGGTCGAACTGATCGACCGCGATTCCAAGGGTCGCCCGGACGAGGCCGCCAAGGTCACGCGCGACCTGATCAACAATGACGGCTGCGAGATCATCATCGACGGCGAGGCGTCGTCCGGCTCCTTCGCGGTGCAGGAGGTGATTCGCGACATTCCGGTGCTCTGCCTTCACACATGCTCGGAATCATCGACCCTCACGGCCGATCCGAAGCTGCATGTGAAGACCGCTTTCCGCAGCGCCCGCCAGGGTATCCATGACGCGGTGGCCGGCGGTAAGTATGCCTCCGTCATCTCCAAGGCCAAGGGCCTGAAGAAGTGGATGACCTGTTCGCCGGATTACGCCTATGGCCGCGATAACACGGCGGAATTCCTGGAATACCTGAAGGTCTTCGATCCCAATGTGGAGGTTGTCGACCAGGTCTGGCCGAAGCTGTTCCAGCCGGACTACACCGAGAACATCACCAAGATCCTGCAGGTGAAGCCGCAGGCGATGTATTCAGCGCTTTGGGGGGGGGATCTCGTTGCCTTCATCGAGCAGTCGAACCTCTACAGCCTGTTCAACAACATCACCTTCTTCTCTGGCGGGCTCGGTGATCCGCCCGTGCTGACCGCGATCAAGAACCTGCCAGCCGGGCTGAACACGGTCTATCGCTACAACCGGTTTTACCCGGACAAGCCGGGCAATCAGGCCTTTGCCGAGGGCTATAACGGCATCGCCAAACAGGAGCCGACCAACTGGTCCTGGCAGAACCGCCTGGCCTGTCATTTCATCTTCGAAGCCCTGAAACGGACCAACGGCAAGACTGACGGTGCGGCGCTGGCGGCCGAGGTGAAAGGCATGGAGCTGGATTCGCCCTTCGCAGTGGAAGACAAGATCACCATGCGGGCGGACGATCACACCATCATCGGCTATCCGGCCGCCTGGGGTGTGACGAGCAGCAAGTTCCCATATGTCGAGAACTTCACCGCGCCTGCGTGGTCGGAAATCATCCAGCTCGAAGGCGAGTGGAAAAAGCGGAAAGGGTACGCCTGA
- a CDS encoding branched-chain amino acid ABC transporter permease — protein sequence MELEALAGCLSSISCAVTQVSTGLIIGMLLFLVASGLSLIFGVLGVINFAHGSFYMIGAYFAFSAYQLTDSFTLAILSGALGVGIFGMAFERLFMSKVYGRDVLMQLLVCYAFILILDDMVKILYGAEYQLMGMPDAFALPPLQVAGGYIPSYYVFMIGISAVVGLVLWLGIAKTRFGKVVRAAAINPTMVSALGINTTLLYAFVFGIGSLLAGTAGALAAPIRTLTPGMGLSILIESFIVTVIGGMGSIVGAFIAALLIGLTRSFGSMGFPLFVDGMMFAVMALVLIVKPSGLFGRPVQ from the coding sequence TTGGAGCTGGAAGCGCTTGCGGGCTGCCTGTCGTCGATATCCTGCGCGGTGACGCAGGTCTCGACCGGGCTGATCATCGGTATGTTGTTGTTCCTGGTGGCATCGGGCCTGTCGCTGATCTTCGGCGTGCTCGGCGTCATCAATTTCGCGCACGGCTCCTTCTATATGATCGGGGCGTATTTCGCTTTCAGCGCCTATCAGCTGACCGATAGTTTCACCCTGGCCATCCTGTCCGGCGCGCTGGGCGTCGGCATTTTCGGCATGGCCTTCGAGCGGCTGTTCATGAGCAAGGTCTACGGTCGCGACGTGCTGATGCAGCTTCTGGTCTGCTACGCCTTCATCCTGATCCTGGATGACATGGTGAAGATCCTCTACGGCGCGGAATACCAGCTTATGGGCATGCCGGATGCCTTCGCCTTGCCGCCGCTGCAGGTCGCCGGCGGGTACATCCCGTCCTATTACGTCTTCATGATCGGCATTTCGGCGGTTGTCGGGCTGGTGCTCTGGCTCGGCATCGCCAAGACGCGCTTCGGCAAGGTGGTGCGGGCCGCCGCGATCAACCCGACCATGGTCAGCGCTTTGGGCATCAACACGACGCTGCTCTACGCCTTCGTCTTCGGCATTGGCAGCCTGCTGGCCGGCACCGCCGGCGCGCTGGCCGCGCCGATCCGCACGCTGACGCCGGGCATGGGGCTGTCGATCCTGATCGAAAGCTTCATCGTCACCGTGATCGGCGGCATGGGTTCCATCGTCGGCGCTTTCATCGCGGCCCTGCTGATCGGGCTGACGCGGTCCTTCGGGTCGATGGGTTTCCCGCTGTTCGTCGATGGCATGATGTTTGCCGTGATGGCCCTCGTGCTGATCGTGAAGCCGAGTGGCCTGTTCGGCCGGCCGGTGCAGTGA